The Cryptomeria japonica chromosome 6, Sugi_1.0, whole genome shotgun sequence genomic interval TTGACTAAGCCCTCATTTATTGATGTAGGTTGGTTTGACTGGTGCCTTGGAGACTTTGTGTGGACAAGCATATGGGGCAAAGGAATATCTGATGTTGGGTGTGTACTTGCAAGCATCCATGATTGTCACATTTGTTTGTGCAATTTTTGTAACTGTTTTTTGGCTATATTCAGAGCCAATATTCATAGTCATGGGGCAACAAGCTGATGTGTCAATGATGGCAACAATTTACTTGAGGAGTCTAATTCCTGGTATATATGCATATGCTATGATGCAGTCCATAACACGTTTTTTCCAGACCCAAAGCATTGTGATGCCCTTGGCCATGTGCTCAGTTTTCCCCTTGATTGTCCATTTTATTCTTTGTTATCTATTAGTTCATCAGACAACATTGGGCTTTCATGGAGCTGCATTGGCAAGCTCGATATCATTTTGGTTGACAGTTTTTTGTTTGGTACTTTATATGAAACTGGGACAAAGCTGTCAAAATACTTGGGGAGGATTTTCACAAAAAGCTTTCAAGGTTATTGTTCCTTTTCTAAAACTGGGATCTCAATCTGCAATCATGGTGTGGTAAGTCTTTGACCTTCTTTATCATATGAAAGGGAAAACATATGGCTTTGTAATGAATATGAGAAGTGGATATTTAGTGCCAAGTTAGACAAATTGAACACGTTCTTTCTTGTATGTGCTATATGccaagagagggagagatggaatgaAATAAATTATAAAAGATGAACATTTTCTTTGAGATTTCAAGAGTAGATACTGAAATTCAAATCAGTATGGATATAGGTGAATTCTTCCTATTTATACAGTGTCATATTCCTGTAATCAGGATTTTCTTCAAATTAAAATTATTCTTTATTATTTAGCTAGAGAACTATTTAGTTTCCTCCTTGGTTATATCCCTGTCCACTGTTTCCTTTATCCATATCTTTCTGcatatcaaatttgaatttttgactcTCCATGGCCCGTTGATGGAATGCGGATGTCCCTTGATACTCTGATTCTTCAACAGGTGCTTGAGGGTAGGGAATGTCTAATAATTTATTGTATATCTTGTTCTCCTAGGTCAGTGAAATCTTTGCCATAGCTAATATCCCTTGTATTTTTCATTAACACAGTACAACGCAAATTTCAATCCCTTCTCTTCCATAGACTAATCTATTTTGATTTTGTTTCTTAAATTTTCTTTTGTTTGAATATCTTTATCTTGTTGATTATCCTGATCTATATATCCTTCTTAACTCAATTATACCGATTCCTTTGTGGATTCTGATTTTTTGCATACTATAGTTTTAATTGCCGCTATCCACACATCCTGCACTTTCCACAGATTGACTGATGAATGtctaatttttgacaattttgtagtGTCAAGCTTGGATCATTCTTTGTGAATTGCATTTAAGTGATAGCAAATTTCTTTGTATGTACGAAACAGAGATTTTTTATGCCATATTCTTTCATAAGCTTCTCCCTCATCTCTTACACTAGTCACTAGTGACACCTTCACTGGTCAAGACAAGACCAATAATAATTAGTGTTTACACATGGCCCCCAGGTAATACTTCAATTCCCGAAATTTTCCTACTATGCATCATTTAGACATCCAGTGGTCTGTAAATAGTATAGATATTTCTTTACCAACGAGAATCTTTATCTTTTCTACAAACATCTTGATTAACTATACTTGTTGTTCTCTCTATTTTTACTTAAGACAACAGTCAACAAATGCCTATGAGAAAGTTATTCAAGTGCTGAAATAATTAGAAATAGTTGTAAGCATTAAATGAAGAAGACAAGAACTGGAAACATCAGAAAAACAGGGAGCAACATGGGAGATCACACTGGAACCTCAATTTAGTAAGAAACTTCAAAAGAGCAAGGTAATCTGCCTCCACTTGCCATCATCTCTGTTGCAAATTACAAGCTTACTACCTTCTTGATGTCTTCAAGGACACTAATGAATGCTACAATAATATCCCAGCAGATCTAATGCTCTGTAATTTTCTCAGACGCACACTTTTCTACTGCAGTCAAACTCCCTATGCACCTAACCAAGAAAACAGACTGGCAGATGAATCGAATTGAGTTTCATGCTGTTTCAATTAACCCGAAGGCTGTTTTTATGCCATCATAATGAATTGATGTTCAAAACAAGAATCCCAAAGATCCTTGTTCCATGAGGACATGCCCCCTCCCCTCTCGAATCCATGCATTTCTGGGACAAGGATGTCTAGGAGATGCGGGAAACTGGGGGAAACATCCCCCCAGATTCCCACCATTGCTGCTACATACCTAGGGATGTTTTAAAGAAGTCTTCCTCAATGAGGGGATGTTTTTGAAATTTCCCCTTGGTATGGGGATGCCTCTGAGACTCTAGGACATCCCTAAGATGCTTAAGGGACTCCCAAGTGTCTACTAACTGCACTGAGGATTCCTAGGCATCCCTTGTAGTAGAAAATTGGGaaaatcttttttattttaaataaaaaagagtCTTCTAGTAGGGGAGTGATGAAGGGCTGCAACACCCAACAATCCCaataacacaaaaacacaaaaaTCTTGAAAGGGGGGCATAATGTTGTTATGTTGCAAAAATacacgccccattgcaaatggagacccccactttttgcttcaCTTAGGTGTTCTAGATGAGTTGTCTTAGCCTGGCAGTGGCCGTAGTTGTTAGCCTTTGCTAGTGAGAGAAGGTATGTTGTGTGAATGTCAAGGTTGAGGGATGTTGTCAATGTTGCAAATGTTGCAAAATTGCTAAGATGTCGATGTTGTCTTGTTGCAAAAGTTGGAAAAGTTGGAAAAGTCTTGTCAGAGCGTTAGGTGTTGTGAGGGATGGATGATAGGGCATGGAGTGTTAAGTTTTCTTGTAGTTCCTGCCGGAACTACAAGCATAATACCTAAGGTCAAGAATTTTAAGTTTGCCTAATACAAGACCTAGAGGGGTAAAAATCATATTGTAGTAATCGCCGAGTTTttgcaaaaactcggcgagtttcttTTAAAAACCCGGCTAGACTacaaaaagaggcccaaacatgtgaaaaaattatcaatttttgtttttttaggtcagtttcattctcttcatcagaatatacacatggaatataacatttaagtataagagcttatactttaagttatattccatatatactgtcaagatgtttgagagtggtttcagacctccaagagttataatgcaaaatctagtttttggaggattcttcaattttccagacttagtcaaatttcaggattcagcgatgccccttgaccccaacctgaaggcgctgcccccaaacccccatcgaaaaatatagggggaaactgtgctgatggaagtagggaaaatttaacctccgaatctgattaggctccatataacaacataattagcattgaagaaatcctggtattatacattttagagttgaaattttgaaactatgagtatgaatgatgaaatttcaaatatgatgaaagtttgaaactagttttggctagagctgggaagaggaagttgtatttacttttggttttaccaaaactatttactattttgcttccaaccatcagcatttctcatgaggatgcgattttgtagacactttgcatttaaatatatctagaatcagcttgtttcttttgtgttatcatttattgactcattggatacatcttctcattaaattttgcaaaaaaaatgcatttttttattaaaattaagcgtgtttttacgttgccgagtttttcgccgagtttttcccagtttttcccgagttttcgccgattttttttctcaggggcttggcgagtcaaaccgagtcgcgagtagttcaactatgggcaaaatcatgaaaatttgtctAAATATGGGGTCAGCCCCCTCTTGCCATGTACAATTTTGTGCAAGGTTTAGGGGGGCAAATCTTGTACTAGTACCCAACCTCATGATTAAGATATAGTCTAAGTGTTGAACCAAGGGGGTAATTTCATGTACAAGCTAGTGTGAGTAAAGGCTAGATTTGCACCCAAGGTGTGCAATGAagaggatgaaaattttgactaaAGGATTACTGCCCCCCCTTTAAGCGTGCAAGCATACCCTCTAAAACCGCCATTCTAATAAACCCCCTAAAATACACTACAACTTTGTGTAATGGACTCCCTCAAAGCCGCAATCTTTGTGCTTGATATTAGTTGAAAATGGTCTAAGTGTTGGttcaagggggggggggggcgtcaGCATGTTTGTTTGGTGCAACTTAACCCCTCATATGTGCTCAAGAAAGGGAGGAGAATTTTGTGTAGGACTTTACCTCATATGCGCTCAAC includes:
- the LOC131069919 gene encoding protein DETOXIFICATION 19-like, with translation MERPLLLPQQQQQQHGVLGFFKVDREEVKMQLKIAVPMILTNIFQYAINLVSLMFAGHLGELELAGAALASSWAVVTGQVIMVGLTGALETLCGQAYGAKEYLMLGVYLQASMIVTFVCAIFVTVFWLYSEPIFIVMGQQADVSMMATIYLRSLIPGIYAYAMMQSITRFFQTQSIVMPLAMCSVFPLIVHFILCYLLVHQTTLGFHGAALASSISFWLTVFCLVLYMKLGQSCQNTWGGFSQKAFKVIVPFLKLGSQSAIMVW